In Pieris rapae chromosome 18, ilPieRapa1.1, whole genome shotgun sequence, one genomic interval encodes:
- the LOC111001375 gene encoding NADPH oxidase 5, with amino-acid sequence MSTDNDSFEITNVGKRDASVRGKVDNKNIDDCINQIGAKCLEMNHDRIQNGPKDLLGVPRTGHRKSFMEEESAKEKARVSLLRQCSALLKLNEQKYNKDALHRTFQDEGFLEKIFRLFDLEGKDYLIQEDWIEFLKERLTEEKQLDFVEQVESVAYVLCGEGVVTPDSFQLILKNKVVTKKLLVAVDSDGDGSVTADEIMDFLSAVSTSRPRAGIDQSSVDRLERLFRETVGDQREITSEHFQKIFVSKNSFFTKRVFQIFDEDNSGAISLQEFIAAVHRFGRQTPEDKIRFLFKVYDVDGDGLIQQNELQEVMRACMHENGMHFSEEQLCELTEAMFCDADLEGRGAITYEALKDQLSKHGGLLENLSISIDRWLVPPAPKPSSTLLTRLSSLKPYQMSFPYFKNNHVFVMYLLMFFLLNLALFVARIVEYWHSNVFVIFARACGQCLNFTCSWVLVLMLRCCITALRTRGIGSLLPLDHHIYLHKLTGVLILVYSVIHTIMHLCNFSVIVVNDPVLNANNYTLWEWIGSTKPGLFGLVGGCANPTGLALCFTLFILATCSRPAVRRGGCFEIFYFTHLLYIPFWVLLLFHAPNFWKWFIAPGTIYILERVLRLTWMRSERGKSYIASGILLPSRVTHLVVKRPSLFHFHAGDYVFVNIPDIASYEWHPFTISSAPDQEDYIWLHIRGVGQWTNRLYEYFEMEQQRLHANTHQAVNRTHSGESCKSAMSRRKGSGASKPRSVDFSPLAFDNTAFCADESNTFKALSPLQTTRSKFLSPMKLLEKSHSMPDVFNNKKKKLKPNFSPESLRCGSELYIAEVPRRRITGGTRDAALAHSFRYMRTKPTIISCRPPDERRRSNESILSLARRRFSKSRSPERDVEKEAPVIQEESPDSVCEDYPSGKPLEIYLDGPYGAASSHIFRAQHAVLIAAGIGVTPFASILQAIMYKYRHARVTCPNCSHTWPCRPRTDMTLRKVDFFWINREQRSFEWFVSLLSQLEIEQAEAGDAERFLEMHMYITSALQRSDMKAVGLQLALDLLHEKEKRDLITGLKTRTNAGRPNWDKVFQRLQEQGKGKVTVFYCGPPLLARILRVKCDQFGFDFRKEVF; translated from the exons GGCTtcttggaaaaaatatttcgattGTTTGATCTAGAAGGCAAAGACTACCTGATCCAAGAGGACTGGATTGAGTTCCTCAAGGAGAGGTTAAC agaAGAGAAGCAGCTAGATTTTGTGGAACAGGTTGAGAGCGTGGCCTATGTGCTGTGTGGTGAGGGGGTGGTCACACCAGACTCCTTCCAACTCATACTAAAGAATAAAGTG GTCACTAAGAAGCTTCTAGTTGCGGTAGACTCAGATGGTGACGGGTCGGTAACAGCTGACGAGATAATGGACTTCCTTTCTGCCGTCAGCACTTCAAG GCCTCGGGCGGGTATCGACCAATCCAGCGTTGATCGCCTTGAGCGGCTCTTTCGTGAGACTGTAGGAGACCAAAGGGAGATCACCAGTGAACACTTTCAGAAAATATTCGTCTCCAAGAAT TCTTTCTTCACAAAGCGGGTGTTCCAAATATTCGATGAGGACAACTCGGGGGCTATTTCGTTGCAAGAGTTCATAGCTGCTGTACATCGCTTCGGCCGTCAGACCCCCGAGGACAAGATTCGATTTCTTTTCAAGGTCTACGATGTTGACG GCGACGGTCTCATTCAACAAAATGAGCTGCAAGAAGTGATGAGAGCATGTATGCATGAGAACGGGATGCACTTCAGCGAGGAACAGCTCTGTGAGCTGACAGAGGCCATGTTTTGCGATGCTGACCTTGAAGGCAGAGGGGCTATCACGTATGAGGCCTTGAAAGACCAGCTCAGTAAGCATGGAGGGTTGCTGGAAAATCTTTCAATTAG CATTGACCGCTGGCTGGTTCCTCCTGCTCCAAAGCCCTCTTCCACTCTCCTGACTCGTCTCTCCTCCCTAAAGCCCTACCAGATGTCGTTCCCCTACTTCAAGAATAATCATGTGTTCGTGATGTACCTGCTCATGTTCTTTCTCCTCAACCTGGCACTATTTGTGGCTCGAATCGTCGAGTATTGGCATTCTAATGTGTTTGTCATTTTTGCTAGAGCTTGTG GTCAATGCCTGAACTTCACCTGTAGCTGGGTGCTAGTATTAATGCTGCGGTGTTGCATCACGGCCCTAAGAACTCGCGGCATCGGTTCCTTACTACCGCTTGAccatcatatttatttacacaaattgACTGGAGTACTGATTCTCGTGTACAGTGTCATTCACACCATAATGCATTTGTGTAACTTTA gtgTAATCGTAGTAAATGACCCAGTACTTAATGCGAATAACTACACCTTATGGGAATGGATCGGATCCACGAAGCCAGGTCTTTTTGGCTTAGTCGGTGGCTGTGCCAATCCAACTGGTCTCGCATTGTGCTTCACGCTGTTTATACTCGCCACCTGCAGCAGGCCTGCTGTGCGTCGTGGGGGATGTTTTGag atcTTTTATTTCACCCATCTGCTGTACATTCCCTTCTGGGTGTTGTTATTGTTCCACGCTCCCAACTTCTGGAAGTGGTTCATTGCACCTGGCACCATCTACATCTTAGAGAGAGTACTAAGACTTACTTGGATGag gtCAGAACGAGGGAAGAGCTACATAGCGAGCGGAATCCTGCTCCCGTCTCGCGTGACACACCTCGTGGTGAAGCGGCCCTCGCTATTCCACTTTCACGCCGGAGACTACGTCTTCGTCAACATTCCAGATATCGCGAGCTATGAGTGGCATCCTTTCACCATCAGCAGTGCACCAGATCAAGAAG ACTACATCTGGCTTCACATCCGCGGAGTGGGGCAATGGACCAACAGATTGTACGAGTACTTCGAGATGGAACAACAACGTTTGCACGCGAACACACATCA GGCAGTGAACCGAACACATTCCGGTGAAAGCTGTAAGAGTGCGATGAGCAGACGCAAAGGTTCCGGTGCCAGCAAACCTCGCTCGGTGGACTTTTCTCCTCTTGCGTTTGACAATACTGCCTTTTGTGCTGACGAAAGCAATACTTTTAAAg CATTATCCCCTCTTCAGACCACGCGCTCAAAATTCCTGTCACCCATGAAGCTACTGGAGAAGTCCCATTCGATGCCGGACGTTTTCAAcaataagaaaaagaaactgAAACCAAATTT TTCACCGGAGAGCCTAAGATGTGGTTCAGAGCTCTACATAGCGGAAGTCCCCCGAAGACGCATCACGGGAGGCACCAGGGACGCGGCCTTGGCGCACAGTTTTCGCTACATGAGAACCAAACCCACCATCATCTCCTGCCGACCCCCGGACGAGAGAAGGAGATCCAACGAAAGCATACTAAGCCTTG CTCGTCGTAGATTCTCAAAGAGCCGTTCTCCCGAGCGAGATGTAGAAAAGGAAGCTCCTGTAATACAAGAGGAGAGCCCTGACTCTGTCTGCGAGGACTACCCTTCTGGGAAACCACTCGAG ATTTACTTAGACGGTCCATACGGTGCAGCATCCTCCCACATCTTCCGAGCTCAGCACGCCGTCTTAATAGCAGCTGGTATCGGAGTCACGCCTTTCGCATCAATCTTACAAGCCATCATGTACAAATACCGACACGCGAGAGTCACTTGTCCAAACTGTAGCCATACATGGCCCTGTAGACCAAGAACTGACATGACCCTTAGAAAG GTTGATTTCTTCTGGATAAATCGAGAGCAGCGGTCATTCGAGTGGTTCGTCTCCCTTTTATCTCAGCTGGAGATAGAGCAGGCCGAAGCGGGTGATGCCGAGAGGTTTCTGGAGATGCACATGTATATAACCAGTGCGTTGCAGCGAAGTGACATGAAGGCTGTCGGACTGCAACTGGCGTTGGATCTATTACATGAGAAG GAGAAACGAGACCTGATAACAGGTCTGAAGACGCGAACAAACGCTGGTCGTCCCAACTGGGACAAAGTGTTCCAGCGCTTGCAGGAGCAGGGCAAGGGCAAGGTAACAGTCTTCTACTGCGGACCGCCGCTTCTCGCCCGAATCCTGAGGGTCAAATGCGATCAGTTCGGGTTCGATTTCCGAAAagaagttttttaa